One window of Dyadobacter sandarakinus genomic DNA carries:
- a CDS encoding PAS domain S-box protein: MSKKKSKKETQGQSQDDAVFIVGIGASAGGVEALMEFFAQVPADSRMAYVVILHLLPDYDSKLAEILRPVAKIPVSQVQENVTIEANHIYLVPPDQHLQVQGDQIVVFPNLRIEERRAPVDIFFRTLADSHGPRAIAVILSGTGANGSMGIKRIKENGGSVFVQNPREAAFNEMPRQAISTELVDDILPVGQIPARLVAYRESMGKVTIRIEAQMRPEDQQQALREIFTQLRLRTGHDFSNYKRPTLMRRLERRITVRSLPGLPAYAAFLREHPEETQALLKDLLISVTNFFRDGKVFAALEKDIVPLLTRNKNAESTIRIWVAGCATGEEAYSIAMLLAEKTTGVIDAPKVQIFATDIDEAAIAIAREGRYTLNDAADVSPERLRRFFMLEGDDYRVRQEIRELVLFAQHNVLKDPPFSRLDLISCRNLLIYLNQTAQERVMETFHFALKPGGHLLLGLSETTDGAGDLFATLSREHHIYESRPVAVRSYPVPENTPVVPQERRLLSQPQPQAEPRSYTSRLNFGELHQQLLEQYAPPSIIVNEELDILHLSERAGQYLQIAGGEPSKSLLKLIRPELRLELRRAFYQAVKQKTNVEARNLKVRIDEKLQVVTLHVRPVLDDNDPSRSNPARGFLLVLFEIVGEAAGSIQSVLSSEEPIARQLEEELIRVKAQLRSSHEQHETQAEELKASNEELQAMNEELRSAAEELETSKEELQSINEELTTVNQELKIKLEEISMTSNNFQNLINSTDLATLFLDRSLRVHMFTPAARSIFNLITSDIGRPLSDITNRLNYEHLQNDAITVLNSLQPLEREVQTVDERVFMMRVLPYRTAEDRINGIVLTFVDVTRRKNAEEAMRQSEEHMRLIFESARDYAIVTLNLHRQVSGWNTGAQMMTGYPEAEIMGQSGDILFTPEDRQAGAPDREEQVTREQGRAVNERWHLRKDGTRFWGSGSVSPLKDSAGNLRGFVKIMRDLTEHRSAEEAKSFLASIAESSGDAILTINLAGVITSWNRAAETLYGYPAAAVIGKVLNTLQLPEDLANALRSTDEIRQSQQVEVFDTLRVEKNGRDLHLELVISPVKDAASRVIGVSAIARDITSRKRAEQAQALKQFTLQQQTEALARTGSWEYDRATGQFVWSEGMYHLFGLEAGTPVPEDIYVAKTIDADQHLATRLMEWLRGGREPYEGGLRINANNDIRYLKIKAMVMPGENGEPGKLLGIDWDITEQTLAQEQIRQSEAQLRTLVENTPDGITRWDKNLRLVFANSAFVEKTGQSLEALLGKTNSEMGQSDDIAVPYTESLRKTFETGTAQEHYNSLPSKNGQLDYYSRMVPERGADNLVESVLAIARDITELQKAQQEIRYIAENLQAVLDASPASIGLLKVVRDDRGAIIDFNLAVGNQKLAEFFGQPLPQLVGQPAEYFNALLWESQTLEILTRVYAADQPRYNEKYLNINGQERWLAVGVSRQDDGVVLTGIDVTELRQTQAQQQFWLGELEKASQSTQALGELRNALKERGELLRAASHDLRGQVGVIASAAELLGMAGSEANNGVMIQMIQRNIRQMTNLMTSLLDYARLEAGQEVITPARFNVAELLQELVVGTKAVAEEQRLWLETGGPAMLEVETDAMQLRRIAQNLLLNALKYTDAGGVTIHWGLVDGEQGWYFSVADTGPGLAGHIVGRLRGEVPATHAGEAGDTPRVPGSEGIGLAIVKHLCTLLGGQLVVETEHGKGTRIEVRFSGPLPGPEGD, translated from the coding sequence ACATTTACCTGGTCCCGCCGGATCAGCATTTGCAGGTACAGGGTGACCAGATTGTTGTTTTTCCAAATCTGCGCATAGAAGAAAGGCGTGCGCCGGTTGACATATTCTTCCGTACCCTGGCCGACTCACACGGACCCAGGGCCATTGCAGTTATCCTGTCCGGCACAGGTGCAAACGGATCGATGGGTATCAAGCGGATCAAGGAAAACGGCGGGTCGGTGTTTGTTCAGAATCCCAGGGAAGCCGCGTTCAATGAAATGCCAAGACAGGCGATTTCTACGGAGTTGGTAGATGATATCCTCCCGGTAGGCCAGATTCCTGCGCGGCTTGTGGCCTACCGCGAGAGCATGGGCAAGGTGACGATCCGGATTGAAGCGCAAATGCGGCCCGAGGATCAGCAGCAGGCCTTGCGCGAAATTTTTACCCAGCTTCGCCTTCGTACGGGTCATGATTTTTCCAATTATAAAAGGCCCACGCTCATGCGCCGGCTGGAAAGGCGTATTACTGTCAGGAGCCTGCCCGGCCTGCCCGCATACGCTGCCTTTCTCCGGGAGCATCCTGAAGAAACCCAGGCCCTGCTCAAAGATCTGCTGATATCAGTCACTAATTTTTTTCGGGACGGTAAGGTTTTCGCAGCGCTGGAGAAAGACATCGTTCCGCTGCTGACAAGAAATAAAAATGCCGAAAGTACCATCCGGATCTGGGTGGCCGGCTGTGCAACCGGTGAAGAGGCGTATTCCATTGCCATGCTGCTCGCAGAGAAAACCACCGGCGTGATCGACGCGCCCAAGGTTCAGATCTTTGCTACCGACATTGATGAAGCCGCCATTGCCATAGCCCGTGAGGGCCGGTATACCCTGAACGATGCCGCAGATGTTTCGCCCGAAAGGCTGCGCCGGTTTTTTATGCTGGAAGGAGACGATTACCGCGTAAGGCAGGAAATACGGGAGCTTGTGCTTTTTGCCCAGCATAATGTGCTGAAAGATCCTCCTTTTTCGCGTCTTGACCTGATCAGCTGCCGCAACCTGCTCATCTACCTCAATCAGACTGCGCAGGAGCGGGTCATGGAAACCTTTCACTTTGCCCTCAAACCCGGCGGGCATTTGCTGCTTGGCCTTTCCGAAACGACGGATGGGGCCGGCGACCTTTTCGCAACCCTCAGCCGCGAGCATCATATATACGAAAGCCGGCCAGTGGCAGTAAGGTCGTACCCGGTTCCTGAAAATACGCCGGTGGTTCCGCAGGAGCGAAGGCTTTTGTCCCAGCCGCAGCCACAGGCAGAGCCAAGGTCCTATACCAGCCGCCTGAATTTCGGTGAGCTGCACCAGCAACTGCTTGAACAATATGCGCCGCCTTCCATCATTGTCAATGAGGAGCTTGATATTCTGCACCTGTCGGAGCGGGCCGGGCAATACCTGCAGATTGCAGGAGGAGAACCATCCAAAAGTCTGCTCAAACTGATCCGCCCAGAGCTGCGGCTTGAACTGAGGAGGGCCTTTTACCAGGCCGTGAAGCAAAAAACGAACGTGGAGGCACGCAATCTGAAAGTACGGATTGACGAAAAATTACAGGTTGTCACCTTGCACGTACGTCCTGTGCTGGATGACAATGACCCCTCCAGAAGCAATCCTGCGCGCGGTTTCCTGCTCGTATTATTTGAAATCGTCGGTGAGGCTGCCGGATCCATACAAAGTGTCCTCAGCTCGGAAGAGCCGATAGCGCGTCAGCTGGAAGAAGAACTGATCCGGGTGAAGGCACAGCTCCGGTCCTCGCACGAGCAGCACGAGACGCAGGCTGAGGAACTGAAAGCATCCAATGAGGAGCTTCAGGCGATGAACGAAGAGCTGCGATCGGCCGCGGAAGAGCTGGAAACGAGCAAGGAAGAGCTCCAATCCATCAATGAGGAGCTCACAACCGTGAATCAGGAACTCAAAATCAAGCTGGAAGAGATCTCGATGACGAGCAACAATTTCCAGAACCTGATCAACTCCACGGACCTTGCCACGCTTTTTCTGGACCGCAGCCTGCGGGTACACATGTTTACACCCGCAGCCCGCTCGATCTTCAATCTCATCACATCGGATATCGGACGACCTCTCAGCGACATCACCAACCGCCTGAACTACGAGCACCTGCAGAATGATGCGATTACCGTCCTGAATTCTCTTCAGCCACTTGAACGCGAGGTGCAGACCGTAGACGAGCGCGTTTTTATGATGCGTGTATTGCCCTATCGTACGGCCGAAGACAGGATTAACGGGATCGTACTCACTTTCGTGGACGTTACCCGCCGGAAGAATGCCGAAGAGGCTATGCGCCAGTCGGAAGAACATATGCGGCTGATTTTCGAGAGTGCCAGGGATTATGCCATTGTCACGCTGAACCTGCACCGTCAGGTTTCGGGGTGGAACACAGGTGCCCAGATGATGACGGGCTACCCGGAGGCTGAGATTATGGGACAGTCGGGGGATATACTCTTCACCCCGGAAGACCGCCAGGCCGGTGCACCCGACCGGGAGGAGCAGGTAACCCGTGAGCAGGGACGTGCCGTAAATGAACGCTGGCATCTGCGCAAAGACGGCACCAGGTTCTGGGGTTCCGGTTCGGTATCACCATTGAAAGACAGCGCCGGTAACCTGCGCGGGTTTGTAAAAATCATGCGCGACCTCACCGAGCACCGCTCCGCCGAGGAAGCAAAATCGTTTCTGGCTTCCATTGCGGAGTCCTCCGGAGATGCAATCCTGACCATCAATTTAGCCGGTGTAATTACAAGCTGGAACCGGGCCGCTGAAACACTTTACGGCTATCCTGCGGCTGCTGTCATCGGTAAAGTACTGAATACATTACAGCTCCCTGAAGACCTGGCCAATGCATTACGTTCCACAGATGAAATCAGGCAGTCGCAGCAGGTTGAAGTTTTTGATACACTGCGGGTCGAAAAGAATGGCCGTGACCTGCACCTGGAACTGGTAATATCTCCGGTAAAGGATGCGGCCTCGCGGGTGATCGGCGTGTCGGCCATTGCACGTGATATCACTTCAAGAAAACGGGCCGAGCAGGCTCAGGCTCTGAAACAATTCACCCTTCAGCAGCAGACTGAAGCATTGGCCCGTACCGGCAGCTGGGAATATGACAGGGCAACAGGGCAGTTTGTATGGTCCGAGGGAATGTACCACCTGTTTGGACTGGAGGCCGGTACGCCCGTGCCGGAGGATATTTATGTAGCAAAAACCATTGATGCGGATCAGCATCTGGCCACCCGCCTGATGGAGTGGCTCAGAGGCGGCCGGGAGCCCTACGAAGGAGGTTTACGGATCAATGCCAATAATGACATAAGATATTTGAAAATCAAGGCGATGGTCATGCCTGGTGAAAATGGGGAACCCGGGAAGTTGTTAGGCATCGATTGGGACATTACGGAGCAAACGCTCGCCCAGGAACAGATCCGCCAGAGCGAAGCCCAGTTGCGTACCCTTGTGGAGAATACGCCCGATGGGATCACCCGCTGGGACAAAAACCTCCGTCTCGTATTTGCCAATAGTGCATTTGTAGAAAAAACAGGTCAGAGTCTCGAGGCGCTGCTCGGGAAGACCAACAGTGAAATGGGACAGTCGGATGATATTGCTGTGCCGTATACGGAAAGTCTCCGGAAAACTTTTGAGACCGGTACCGCTCAGGAACATTACAATTCACTGCCTTCCAAAAACGGCCAACTGGATTACTATTCGCGTATGGTGCCCGAGCGCGGGGCCGATAACCTGGTGGAAAGTGTGCTGGCGATCGCCCGTGACATCACCGAGCTGCAAAAAGCGCAGCAGGAGATCCGGTACATTGCCGAGAATCTTCAGGCCGTACTGGACGCATCGCCGGCAAGCATAGGCCTGCTGAAAGTGGTTCGGGACGATCGCGGAGCAATCATTGACTTCAATCTCGCAGTGGGGAACCAGAAGCTGGCAGAGTTTTTTGGACAACCGCTGCCCCAATTGGTCGGGCAGCCGGCTGAGTACTTCAATGCATTGTTGTGGGAGTCGCAAACGCTTGAAATACTTACCCGGGTGTACGCCGCCGATCAGCCGCGGTATAATGAAAAATACCTGAATATCAACGGTCAGGAGCGCTGGCTTGCCGTAGGGGTAAGCCGGCAGGATGATGGGGTAGTGCTTACCGGCATTGACGTAACGGAACTCAGGCAAACACAGGCGCAGCAGCAGTTCTGGCTGGGTGAACTTGAAAAAGCCAGTCAGAGTACCCAGGCTTTGGGTGAGCTTCGCAACGCGCTTAAAGAGCGCGGTGAGCTTTTGCGGGCTGCATCGCATGACCTGAGAGGGCAGGTCGGGGTGATCGCTTCGGCAGCTGAGCTGCTGGGGATGGCAGGGAGTGAGGCGAACAACGGGGTCATGATCCAGATGATCCAGCGCAACATCCGCCAGATGACCAACCTGATGACCAGTCTGCTTGATTATGCAAGACTCGAAGCCGGGCAGGAGGTAATTACGCCGGCACGATTTAATGTGGCTGAGCTGCTGCAGGAGCTTGTGGTAGGTACCAAAGCCGTAGCCGAAGAGCAGAGATTGTGGCTGGAAACAGGCGGACCGGCGATGCTGGAAGTAGAAACGGATGCCATGCAGCTGCGGAGGATTGCCCAGAACCTGCTGCTGAACGCGCTGAAATACACGGATGCCGGAGGTGTTACCATTCACTGGGGCCTTGTGGATGGTGAGCAGGGCTGGTACTTCAGTGTGGCAGACACGGGTCCTGGCCTGGCCGGACATATTGTGGGCAGGCTCAGGGGCGAGGTGCCGGCAACCCATGCAGGTGAAGCAGGGGATACGCCCCGGGTGCCGGGAAGTGAGGGGATCGGACTGGCCATCGTCAAACACCTGTGCACGCTGCTGGGCGGTCAGCTGGTGGTTGAAACGGAACATGGAAAAGGTACCCGGATTGAGGTGAGGTTTTCAGGACCGTTGCCCGGGCCCGAAGGAGATTGA